A genomic window from Oreochromis niloticus isolate F11D_XX unplaced genomic scaffold, O_niloticus_UMD_NMBU tig00008037_pilon, whole genome shotgun sequence includes:
- the LOC109200287 gene encoding galactose-3-O-sulfotransferase 2-like yields MLYRFGEERNLRFALPLGYQLRYPLPFNAHRVKGYRGPRAMEFHIMGNHMRFNKPEVEKVMPADTFYFSIIRDPVALAESSFAYYKEVAPAFRKAKGLGDFVDDPNKYYDPRLCNNHYARNLLWFDFGMDNNANFSVELAQYGEAMIRQTFRLILVSQYFDESMILLRHALCWPLDAVVSFSLNARQQKSGSNSVMSGSWVGKAAVAAGVGARAGRSQGKMLPNLSLTDRQREKLRQWNALDWYLYKTFNRTFWEDIDKFGRAQMEQEVALLRMRREILGRVCLKDGGKPVEAYRIRDKNIRPFQSGVVKILGYELQPGLDNATRTA; encoded by the exons ATGCTGTACCGCTTTGGAGAGGAACGCAACCTTCGCTTTGCCCTCCCACTGGGCTACCAGCTGAGGTACCCACTACCTTTCAATGCTCACAGAGTCAAAGGTTATCGAGGTCCCCGAGCCATGGAGTTTCACATCATGGGCAATCACATGAGGTTTAATAAGCCAGAG GTGGAGAAAGTGATGCCTGCAGACACATTCTACTTTTCTATCATCAGGGATCCTGTCGCGCTGGCCGAGTCCTCTTTTGCTTATTACAAAGAAGTAGCTCCTGCCTTTCGGAAGGCAAAGGGGCTGGGAGACTTTGTCGACGACCCAAATAAATACTATGACCCTCGTCTTTGCAACAACCACTATGCCCGCAACCTGCTTTGGTTTGATTTTGGCATGGACAATAATGCTAATTTCTCAGTGGAATTAGCTCAGTATGGTGAGGCCATGATCCGCCAGACATTCAGACTGATTCTTGTGTCCCAGTACTTTGATGAGTCTATGATCCTGCTGAGACATGCCCTCTGCTGGCCACTGGATGCTGTAGTCTCATTTAGCCTTAACGCTCGGCAGCAAAAGTCCGGCAGCAACAGCGTAATGAGCGGAAGCTGGGTCGGCAAAGCTGCCGTAGCGGCTGGCGTCGGTGCTAGAGCTGGACGCTCACAAGGCAAGATGTTGCCCAATCTGTCGCTAACGGATCGTCAGCGGGAGAAGCTACGCCAGTGGAACGCCTTAGATTGGTACCTATACAAAACCTTCAACCGCACGTTCTGGGAGGATATCGACAAGTTTGGTCGTGCCCAGATGGAGCAAGAAGTAGCTCTTCTCAGAATGCGGCGGGAAATCCTGGGCCGGGTTTGTCTGAAGGATGGTGGAAAGCCCGTAGAAGCGTATCGGATACGCGACAAAAATATCCGACCCTTTCAGAGCGGAGTAGTAAAGATTCTTGGATACGAGCTCCAGCCGGGTCTCGACAATGCTACCAGGACGGCCTGA